One genomic window of Stigmatopora nigra isolate UIUO_SnigA chromosome 13, RoL_Snig_1.1, whole genome shotgun sequence includes the following:
- the LOC144206456 gene encoding inositol-tetrakisphosphate 1-kinase-like: protein MQTFLKGRRVGYWLSEKKMKKLNFQAFADLCRKRGIEVIQLDLNQPLEEQGPLDVIIHKLTDLILEADQNDSQAVLLVQRVQDYIDAHPETIVLDPLPAIRTLLDRCKSYQLIHRIESCMQDERIRSPPFMVLNSECSPDVLDSIRKHGLTFPFICKTRVAHGTNSHEMAIIFSEEDLKNVKPPCVIQSFINHNAVLYKVFVVGDSYTLVERPSLKNFPAGPADRKAIFFNSHNVSKPESSSDLTSRDNVEGVSPPPSDDVIRELSRSLRQALGVSLFGIDVIINNQTGQHAVIDVNAFPGYEGVPEFFDDLLEHIGAVLQSRGESAPAGDAGLKSGRRPRLGCSSPNFQQHCVSAMAAKASSQ, encoded by the exons ATGCAGACCTTCCTAAAAGGCCGGAGAGTGGGCTATTGGCTCAGtgagaagaagatgaagaagctGAATTTTCAAGCTTTTGCTGATTTGTGCAG GAAACGAGGGATCGAGGTTATTCAG TTGGACCTCAACCAGCCCCTGGAAGAGCAAGGTCCCCTGGACGTCATCATCCACAAACTGACCGACCTCATCCTGGAGGCTGACCAGAACGATTCTCAGGCTGTGTTGCTGGTGCAAAGAgtgcag GACTACATCGACGCCCACCCTGAAACCATCGTTCTTGACCCGCTGCCAGCTATTAGGACTCTGTTGGACCGCTGCAAGTCTTACCAGCTCATCCACAGGATAGAAAGCTGTATGCAAG ATGAGAGGATTCGCTCTCCTCCGTTCATGGTCCTCAACAGCGAGTGTAGCCCAGATGTGTTGGACTCCATCCGGAAGCATGGActcacatttccattta TTTGCAAAACCCGAGTGGCTCATGGAACCAATTCACATGAG ATGGCCATTATCTTCAGCGAAGAGGACCTGAAGAACGTGAAACCGCCCTGCGTCATCCAGAGTTTCATCAACCACAACGCCGTGCTCTACAAAGTGTTTGTGGTGGGGGATTCCTACACATTGGTGGAGAGACCCTCTCTCAAGAATTTCCCTGCCGGGCCTGCCG ACAGGAAAGCCATTTTCTTCAACAGCCACAACGTCTCCAAACCCGAATCGTCCTCAGACTTGACCTCG AGGGACAACGTGGAAGGCGTGTCACCGCCTCCAAGCGACGACGTCATCCGAGAACTCTCCAGGTCATTGCGGCAGGCCCTGGGCGTGTCCCTCTTCGGCATCgatgtcatcatcaacaaccaaACCGGCCAGCACGCCGTTATCGACGTCAACGCTTTCCCAG GTTACGAAGGCGTCCCCGAATTCTTCGACGACCTCCTGGAGCACATCGGCGCCGTCCTCCAAAGCCGCGGCGAATCGGCCCCCGCCGGCGACGCTGGACTGAAAAGTGGGCGTCGCCCGCGGCTAGGCTGCAGTTCACCCAACTTCCAGCAGCACTGCGTGTCGGCAATGGCCGCCAAAGCTTCGTCACAGTGA
- the LOC144206453 gene encoding putative E3 ubiquitin-protein ligase UBR7, which yields MAETKHSDNFTLDDEDVNNALCVLAGSDPENCSYDQGYVKRQAVFACNTCTPTDAQPAGICLACANKCHDGHDIFELYTKRNFRCDCGNAKFGDFRCLLTTAKDEENGKNVYNHNFVGRYCSCDRPYPDADDQVNDEMIQCIACEDWFHTRHLGCTVTEPEELQEMVCEACVNKAPFLRTYAAHLSVPSEEDLEVNVTGEEESESGEIKQGPSGNLQTAATGGFPCKRSRHDTSEACKLKDLQARLGHPSGRGAVFFPCTWRSQLCTCTNCKRAYVAAQVHFLLDESDSVLAYEQRGLNRPFGQHPLMAATSSMDRVQQLEVIYGYNEMMTSVTAFLTQCAAEEKVVTADAIRQLFEELHAKKRRRTNTTHQ from the exons ATGGCAGAGACAAAACACTCGGACAATTTTACCCTAGACGACGAAGATGTGAACAATGCTTTGTGCGTTCTAGctggaagtgacccagaaaactGCTCTTATGATCAG GGGTACGTGAAGAGACAAGCCGTGTTCGCCTGCAACACTTGCACGCCCACCGATGCTCAGCCCGCCGGTATTTGCCTGGCTTGTGCCAACAAATGCCACGATGGACACGACATCTTTGAATTGTACACCAAAAG AAACTTTCGCTGCGACTGTGGGAATGCCAAGTTTGGGGATTTCCGCTGCCTGCTAACGACG GCCAAAGATGAGGAAAACGGCAAAAATGTTTACAACCACAACTTTGTGGGCCGCTACTGCTCGTGCGACCGACCGTATCCCGACGCTGACGATCAG gtAAACGACGAGATGATTCAGTGTATCGCCTGCGAGGACTGGTTTCACACCAGG CATCTAGGGTGCACGGTGACCGAGCCCGAGGAGCTACAGGAGATGGTGTGCGAGGCCTGTGTCAACAAGGCACCCTTCCTACGGACGTATGCTGCTCACCTTTCAG TTCCATCCGAGGAGGACCTGGAGGTGAACGTCACAGGAGAAGAAGAATCAGAATCGGGTGAAATCAAACAAGGGCCTTCCGGCAATCTTCAG ACAGCGGCGACTGGCGGATTCCCTTGTAAACGAAGCCGCCATGACACGAGCGAGGCCTGCAAGTTGAAAGATCTCCAGGCCCGGCTGGGGCACCCATCTGGGCGGGGGGCCGTCTTCTTTCCGTGCACTTGGCGCTCTCAGCTTTGTACCTGCACAAACTGCAAG AGGGCTTACGTGGCCGCTCAGGTTCACTTCCTCCTGGACGAATCCGACTCGGTCCTTGCCTATGAGCAACGAGGCCTGAACCGACCATTCGGGCAGCACCCACTGATGGCCGCCACCAGTTCCATGGACAGAGTACAGCAACTGGAGGTCATTTACG gttataacGAGATGATGACATCCGTGACTGCATTTTTAACCCAATGTGCTGCTGAAGAAAAG GTAGTCACAGCGGACGCCATACGACAGCTTTTCGAGGAGCTCCATGCCAAAAAACGACGTAGAACCAACACTACTCACCAATGA